The nucleotide sequence GACGGCAGGTTGGCGGCCACCGCCCCGAAAGCCACGCCCAAGGCCAGCCCCTCGGGAATGTTGTGCAGGGTGATGGCCAACACCAGCAGGATCGTGCCACGCCAGTGGGTCTTGATGCCCTCGGCTTGGTTGAGGCTCAGGCCGGGGTGCAGGTGCGGCAGCAGCTTGTCCATCAGCCACAGGAATGCCCCGCCCACCAGAAAGCCGATGAGTGCCGGCAGCCATTTGGGCAACGGCCCCTCGGCGGCGATGGCGATGGCCGGCGCCAGCAGCGACCAGAAGGAGGCGGCGATCATCACCCCGGCGGCGAAACCGAGCATGCCGTTGAGCAGGTGGCGGTTGAATTCCTTCTTGAAAAAAACGATGGCGGCGCCCAGGGCGGTCACCCCCCAGGTGAACAGCCCGGCCAGCAGCGCCTGCAAAACGGGATTCAATCCGCTGAAAGTTCCGTTCATTGGTTTTTCTCCATTGCCCGTTATGCCCATTCTACAAAGAATTGCCGGCAAATTCAATGCGCGCGGCGCCGCGATTGACTTCGGCCTGCGTTTGACCCAAAATAGCAAGCTGAGGAGACCATGGCCAAACTGAAGCGCAGCGGCCGTTTTTTCGTCTATATCCTCCGCTGCCGGGACGGGACGTTTTACACCGGCTACACGCCCGACCTGGCCCGGCGCCTGGAGCTGCACAACTCGGGCAAAGGGGCGCGCTACACGCGCAGCCGGCGGCCGGTCACCCTGGTCTGGAGCAAGGAGTATCGCTACTTTAAGCGCGCTTTCCTCGCCGAGCTGAAGATCAAGAAACTTAAACGTAAGCAAAAAGTACGATTGATCGGCGCTGAAACAAGGTCATCCTGCTGCAGTCCAGGGCGATTCACCACCTTCGGTGGCAGACAAATTAGATCCAAAGGATAATTTGTGCTGTCGAATCGCCCCTACGAAAAAAATTATCCAGATAAAATGTTTTCCACTAGTTCTGAAATTGTCTAATATTATTTTAGGGTAGGGGCGACTCGCTGGGTCGCCCTTTAACTTATTTCAAATTCTTCTGTTCCAAATCGAGGAGGAAGCGCTTGCGCCACAGGCCGCCGCCGTAGCCGGTCAACCGGCCGCTGTCGCCGATAACGCGGTGGCAGGGGATGACGATGGCGATGCGGTTGTCGCCGTTGGCCCGGCCGACGGCGCGCACCGCCCTGGGTCGGCCGATCATGTTCGCCTGCTGCCCGTAGGAGCGGGTCTGGCCGTAGGGGATGGTCAGCAGGGCCTGCCAGACCTTTTTTTGAAATTCCGTGCCGGCCATGACCAGGGGGACCTTGAACTCGCGCAGGCGGCCCTCGAAATACAGGTTGAGCTGGCGCTGCAGCTCGTCGATGTGCCGGCTCGGACCGGGCAGGAAGCGGGCGCGGAAACGTTTTTCCAACCGGGCGAGCTGTGTTTCCAGCATGCGCCGGTCGCTGAATTCCAGCAGGCAGACGCCCGCGCCGGTGGCGCCGGCCAGCATCGGCCCCAGTGGGGTGAGCAGCCGGGCCACGACGATGACCGGAGCGCCGGCGCTCTGCCCGGGCGAGCGGCCCATTTTTTTCTTGAAGGCCCCGGTGAAACCGCTCAGCGATTCGTAGCCGCTGGCAAAAGCGCTGTCGATCACCTTTGCCCCAGAGTGGATCTGGCCCAGGGCGAGGTTGATGCGCAGCGAGCGGAGAAAGCCCTGGAAGGTCATGCCGTGATGCTTCTTGAACCAGCGCCGCACCTGGCTGGGCTGGAGTCCGTAACGGCGCAGGTCGGCGTCCTTGAGCCGCTGCTCGGGGTCGGCGTGGATGTCGGCCAGCAGCCGCTGGATCGCCGGCGGGGTGAGGCCCGGCGCTTCCATCGGCCGGCAGCGCTTGCAGGGGCGATAGCCGGCCAGCAGCGCATCCTTGGCGGCCGGGAAAAAATCGACGTTCTCCCTTTTCGGTTTCCGGGCCGGGCAGCCCGGCCGGCAGAAAATCCCGGTGCTGCGCACGCCCAGGAAAAATAAACCCTCAAAGGAAGAGTCCTTTTCGGCCAGGGCTTGGTACATGGCTCTTTCATCTGGCAGAGGCGACATTTTTCCTCCTATACTGCTCCCGTTCTATCCCGTTGCTGTCCGGCTGGCAACCGCAATTTGAACAGCAATTTCAGCGGCTCTGGCGGGTGGCGGCGCGGCCGGGACGGTCATTTGCCCAGCGGCGGATGCAAGCCACCAGCAGCACCACGCCTCCCAGCAGCACGATTTCGAGCAGCGCCGCTTTGAGGTTGTGCAGGCTGAACAGGCTGGAGAAGAAGTTGGCCGAATGGGGGGAGCGGGTGATGTTGATGAAGACAGGGTGGGCGGCTATGTGGTAGCCGTTGGCAAAGGGCCAGAAGAGGGGCAGGCCGTAGGGCGGGGTAAAATCCAAGGTAAAGAAATCGAGCAACAGGTGCGAACAAAATATGATGAAGACAAAGGCGAAAAATTTCAAGGCATGACCTTTCTTGCGGGAAAAGAGCCAGCCGATGATCACGGCGACAAAAAGGGCGGCCCCCAGGCTGTGGAATATGCCGTGGTGGTAGCGGTTGGGAGAGCCCAGCAGGAAACCGGGCAAAAAATCGCCGTCGGGCAGGTTGGCCAGGAAAATGAAGAAACTCGCGTCAAGCCACCGGCTCTTGAAAAACAGGCCGGGCCGGGTCTCGAAGAAGGCGATCCCGGCCAATGCATGTCCGACGGGAAGCGGCATCAGAACCAGGGCTGCGCCAATTTTTTAAGGCGCTCGCTTTCCTGCTGCCAGCGCAGGTCGTTCCAGGCGAACAGCGGCCGCAGCCGGGGAAGCAGCTCGCTGACGCGGCGGCGGTTCTCGCCCAGGCTGGAGCGGCGGAAGATGAGGTCGTCCAGGTGCACCACCGCCTCCTCTTCGGCCAAGGTTTTGAGCGAGGCGAAGGCCGCGTTGGCGGTGTCCGCGCCCGGCAGCCAGTCATAGGCAAATACCCAGCGACCCGAATTGGCGTCAGCGGGAGGCCCCTGCGGCTCGCGAACCGGTCGGCCGGGAAAGACCCGGCGCATGGTTTTTTCAGCCACCAGCCGCGAGGTGGTGAACTTGACCCCGGAAACACTGAACAATCCGGACGGGCCGCCGTGGTCCTGGTGGCGGATGATCACTTCGTGCTTGGCCAGGGTCCCGGCCTCGGTGGCCGGCAGGATCCCGGAGTAAACCTGCTCGACGTCCTTTTCGCTCAGGATCAGCTCCGGCACGGCGCTGTTCATATCGTAGATGAACTCGGCGATTTGCTCCGGCTCGGGACGGGGATTTTCCGCCTGATCGGCGACCAGGATCTCGGCGGTGCCGGCCAGTAAACGGTTCTTCCAGTTGTGGACGAAATAGGTGTGGTCGCGGCGGCTGGGCGGTTGCGCCCGTCTTCCTGTGGGGCTGGGAGGATTCAGAGCCAGTGCGTATTCGCTCAGGGCCCTTCTTTTAAAGAGAATATTAAAGAGGAGCAAATTTTTGCGGAAAAGACGGGGATAATCGCGGTCGAATTTCTGGGCCAGCTGCCGGCACCAGGGGCCGGCGGCGTTGATGACCAGCGGCGAACGGAACTCGTGGTGCTGGCCCGATTGCTGGTCCCTGGCCAGCACGCCGCGTACCTGACCGTGATGCAGCAGCAGGCTTTCCGGCGGCAGGCGTTTCTGGGCGCCGACACCCCGGTTGCGGTTGAAGCCCAGCAGATCGTTCAAAACCAGGGCCGGGGCCATGATGAACGGGCGTTTGAGCCCCCGGCCATAAAGGGGCATCAGGCAGGGGAGAACCTGGACCAGGGCCGGGAAATTGGCCAGGAACCAGCGCCTCTCCTGGATGGATTCGAGGCAGCGCGGCAAGTCGAACGACTGCAGGTAACGCAGGCCGCCATGGACGGTGCGCAAGTGGTTCAGGCTGGTGGCGCCGCCGAAATCCTCCTGTTCCAGCAGCAGGGCCCGCTGCCGGCGCTTTCCCGCTTCCAGGGCCAGCATGACGCCGTAGATGCCGCCGCCGACGATAATTAAATCATATTTTTCGCTTGCGGCCGCGGCGCTGTCCCGGAAAATTGCGCTCATTTCCCGCTGTTTTTTCCGGTTTGGGCTGGGAACACCGCCGTGAAGGCGCTGGCATTGCTGCTATAATCCACTGCCTGCAAACGGAAATAGAGCTGGGGCAGGAACGGGAAGAGGGTGAAGGTGAAATGATTTTCGTTCGTGGTCAGCTTATGAGATAAATCGTTGGCGCGAAAAGCGAACTCGATGGCGAAGTGGCTGAAATCCGATTCGTAGTCCGCGTCCCATTGGACATTTTTTTTCAGTGTGTCCCCGGGGTTGCGCACG is from Candidatus Aminicenantes bacterium and encodes:
- a CDS encoding FAD-dependent oxidoreductase, which produces MSAIFRDSAAAASEKYDLIIVGGGIYGVMLALEAGKRRQRALLLEQEDFGGATSLNHLRTVHGGLRYLQSFDLPRCLESIQERRWFLANFPALVQVLPCLMPLYGRGLKRPFIMAPALVLNDLLGFNRNRGVGAQKRLPPESLLLHHGQVRGVLARDQQSGQHHEFRSPLVINAAGPWCRQLAQKFDRDYPRLFRKNLLLFNILFKRRALSEYALALNPPSPTGRRAQPPSRRDHTYFVHNWKNRLLAGTAEILVADQAENPRPEPEQIAEFIYDMNSAVPELILSEKDVEQVYSGILPATEAGTLAKHEVIIRHQDHGGPSGLFSVSGVKFTTSRLVAEKTMRRVFPGRPVREPQGPPADANSGRWVFAYDWLPGADTANAAFASLKTLAEEEAVVHLDDLIFRRSSLGENRRRVSELLPRLRPLFAWNDLRWQQESERLKKLAQPWF
- a CDS encoding GIY-YIG nuclease family protein produces the protein MAKLKRSGRFFVYILRCRDGTFYTGYTPDLARRLELHNSGKGARYTRSRRPVTLVWSKEYRYFKRAFLAELKIKKLKRKQKVRLIGAETRSSCCSPGRFTTFGGRQIRSKG
- a CDS encoding ZIP family metal transporter is translated as MNGTFSGLNPVLQALLAGLFTWGVTALGAAIVFFKKEFNRHLLNGMLGFAAGVMIAASFWSLLAPAIAIAAEGPLPKWLPALIGFLVGGAFLWLMDKLLPHLHPGLSLNQAEGIKTHWRGTILLVLAITLHNIPEGLALGVAFGAVAANLPSATLAGAVALALGIGLQNFPEGMAVSIPLRRECLLPGRCFFYGQLSAVVEPLAAVCGAAAVLRMRHMLPYAMAFAAGAMIYVVVEEVIPEAQRGENSDFATLGAMVGFALMMFLDVALGG
- a CDS encoding methylated-DNA--[protein]-cysteine S-methyltransferase → MSPLPDERAMYQALAEKDSSFEGLFFLGVRSTGIFCRPGCPARKPKRENVDFFPAAKDALLAGYRPCKRCRPMEAPGLTPPAIQRLLADIHADPEQRLKDADLRRYGLQPSQVRRWFKKHHGMTFQGFLRSLRINLALGQIHSGAKVIDSAFASGYESLSGFTGAFKKKMGRSPGQSAGAPVIVVARLLTPLGPMLAGATGAGVCLLEFSDRRMLETQLARLEKRFRARFLPGPSRHIDELQRQLNLYFEGRLREFKVPLVMAGTEFQKKVWQALLTIPYGQTRSYGQQANMIGRPRAVRAVGRANGDNRIAIVIPCHRVIGDSGRLTGYGGGLWRKRFLLDLEQKNLK
- a CDS encoding metal-dependent hydrolase, translating into MPLPVGHALAGIAFFETRPGLFFKSRWLDASFFIFLANLPDGDFLPGFLLGSPNRYHHGIFHSLGAALFVAVIIGWLFSRKKGHALKFFAFVFIIFCSHLLLDFFTLDFTPPYGLPLFWPFANGYHIAAHPVFINITRSPHSANFFSSLFSLHNLKAALLEIVLLGGVVLLVACIRRWANDRPGRAATRQSR